Genomic window (Candidatus Methylomirabilota bacterium):
CCGCCCACCGTGTCTGCCGCCGATGGCGGCCCTGCACCGGATGATCGAAGGACAAATGGTGGCCGACCTGATCCCGACGTTCGGGTCGGTCAACATGATCGGGGGAGAGCTGGACCGGTGACCGCGCCCGCGTTTTCCCCGGAGCAGCTGACCGAGGTCCGCCGGCTCCAGGGGCTCTATCCCGACGCGCGGGGCGCCCTGCTGCCCGTGCTCCACATGGCCCAGGAGACGTTCGGCTACGTGTCCGCCGAGGTCGAGGCGCATGTCGCCGGCCTGTTCGGGCTGAGCCCGGCTCAGGTGCACGAGGTGGTGACGTTCTACACCCTCTATTTCCGCCAGCGTCCGGGGCGCCACGTGATCTCCGTCTGCCACAACCTGTCCTGCCATCTGGCCGGGGCCCCCCGCATCCTGGCCCACGTGAAACGGCGGCTGGGGATCGAGGCCGGCGAGACCACTGACGACGGGCGGGTGACGCTGCTGGCGGTGGAGTGTCTGTGCGCCTGCGAGCACGCCCCGGTGATGCAGGTCGACGACCGCTACGAGTTCGATCTCACCCCGGAACGGGTGGATCGCCTCCTGACGAGGCTGCGGTGACCGGCGAAAAGCTGCTGTCCCGTCGCTTCGGCCGCGCGGACGCCCATACCCTGGCCGCCTACCGCGAGGACGGCGGGTACACGGCCTGGCCGAAGGCCCGATCCCTGGACCCGGCGGCCATCACCGAAGAGGTGAAGAAGTCCAACCTCCGTGGCCTGGGCGGCGCCGGGTTCCCGACCGGCGTCAAGTGGTCGTTCATTCCCAAGGGACACGCCGGGCCTGTGTACCTGGTGGTCAACGCCGATGA
Coding sequences:
- the nuoE gene encoding NADH-quinone oxidoreductase subunit NuoE, with translation MTAPAFSPEQLTEVRRLQGLYPDARGALLPVLHMAQETFGYVSAEVEAHVAGLFGLSPAQVHEVVTFYTLYFRQRPGRHVISVCHNLSCHLAGAPRILAHVKRRLGIEAGETTDDGRVTLLAVECLCACEHAPVMQVDDRYEFDLTPERVDRLLTRLR